The Sphingomonas alpina genome has a segment encoding these proteins:
- a CDS encoding XrtA system polysaccharide deacetylase, giving the protein MRHALSVDVEDWFQVGAFEKVIDKRDWDSLEARVERNTDAVLALFGESGVKATFFTLGWVAERYPALIRRIVDAGHEVASHGWDHDRVFTMDPATFRADLARARKTLEDAGGVAVTGYRAPSFSIDKRTPWAHVELAEAGYTYSSSVAPLKHDHYGWPEAPRYAFRPLPDSDLIEVPVTVAELAGRKMATGGGFFRLFPGALTDFAVRQVAGEGQPAVFYFHPWEIDPGQPRVTNAPVRSKLRHYSRLGAMAGKLRTLIGRHDWGRMDAVVAEARRGLA; this is encoded by the coding sequence ATGCGCCACGCGCTCTCCGTCGATGTCGAGGACTGGTTCCAGGTCGGCGCCTTCGAAAAGGTGATCGACAAGCGGGACTGGGATTCGCTCGAAGCGCGGGTCGAGCGCAACACCGATGCGGTGCTCGCGCTGTTTGGTGAAAGCGGGGTCAAGGCGACCTTCTTCACGCTTGGCTGGGTAGCCGAACGATACCCGGCGCTGATTCGGCGGATCGTCGATGCAGGGCATGAGGTGGCCAGCCATGGCTGGGACCATGATCGTGTCTTCACTATGGATCCGGCGACTTTCCGCGCCGATCTGGCCCGGGCGCGCAAGACGCTCGAGGATGCCGGCGGCGTCGCCGTCACCGGCTACCGCGCGCCGAGTTTCTCGATCGACAAACGCACTCCCTGGGCACATGTGGAACTTGCCGAGGCGGGGTATACCTATTCGTCGAGTGTCGCGCCGCTGAAGCACGACCATTATGGCTGGCCTGAGGCACCGCGCTATGCGTTTCGCCCCCTGCCGGATTCCGATCTGATCGAGGTTCCCGTTACGGTCGCCGAGCTGGCCGGGCGCAAGATGGCGACCGGGGGTGGTTTCTTCCGGCTCTTTCCCGGCGCGCTGACCGATTTCGCGGTACGCCAGGTGGCGGGCGAGGGGCAGCCGGCGGTATTCTATTTCCATCCATGGGAGATCGATCCCGGCCAGCCGCGCGTCACCAACGCGCCGGTCAGGTCGAAGCTCAGGCATTACAGCCGGCTCGGCGCGATGGCCGGCAAGCTGCGCACCCTGATCGGGCGGCACGATTGGGGCCGGATGGACGCGGTGGTGGCCGAGGCGCGGCGCGGGCTGGCGTGA
- a CDS encoding AAA family ATPase encodes MTEAPRKIQASLLERAAQVYDFDAHLRARSGAAPARPAPILDLEFGQPPETTRVPESAPIPELAPVPKPAPQSIHPRVAAAEASVRPLRMPTGGKSIAIDRAMLSEKGLLVPGAAIGALAEEFRLVKRHLLLTAKTVKLHDGDRSRTILVCSANTGEGKTFCAVNLAISLAAERDTEVLLVDADFAKPDVMRRLGGSDGPGLLDILADPRIEAERCVVATDIPQLSLLPCGTKSNTDTELLASDRTATLIATLLAADPRRIIIFDSPPALAASPAGVLATQAGQVMLVVRADKTSEGDLRQAVALLDGCEHIQLVLNAVSFVPGGRRFGSYYGQEDAS; translated from the coding sequence ATGACCGAGGCGCCACGGAAGATACAGGCGTCGCTGCTCGAACGCGCAGCGCAGGTTTACGATTTCGACGCGCATCTGCGCGCGCGCAGTGGAGCAGCGCCGGCCCGGCCGGCACCGATTCTCGACCTGGAATTTGGACAGCCTCCTGAAACCACACGCGTTCCGGAAAGCGCGCCGATTCCGGAGCTGGCGCCGGTTCCAAAACCCGCACCGCAATCGATCCACCCGCGGGTTGCCGCGGCGGAAGCCTCGGTACGCCCCTTGCGCATGCCCACCGGCGGTAAATCGATCGCGATCGATCGCGCGATGCTCTCCGAAAAGGGCCTTCTCGTTCCCGGGGCCGCGATCGGCGCACTGGCCGAGGAATTCCGCCTGGTGAAGCGGCATTTGCTTCTCACGGCAAAGACCGTGAAGCTGCACGATGGCGACCGGTCGCGCACCATATTGGTGTGTTCGGCCAATACCGGCGAGGGCAAGACCTTCTGCGCGGTCAATCTGGCGATCTCGCTCGCTGCGGAGCGCGACACTGAAGTGCTGCTGGTCGATGCCGATTTCGCCAAGCCCGACGTGATGCGCCGCTTGGGCGGGAGCGATGGTCCCGGCTTGCTCGACATTCTTGCCGACCCGAGGATCGAGGCGGAGCGCTGCGTCGTTGCGACCGATATCCCGCAGCTCAGCCTATTGCCGTGCGGCACCAAGTCGAACACCGATACCGAATTGCTGGCCAGCGACCGCACCGCGACACTGATCGCGACACTGCTTGCTGCCGATCCGCGCCGCATCATCATCTTCGATTCGCCACCCGCGCTCGCGGCCTCGCCCGCCGGTGTACTCGCCACGCAGGCAGGGCAGGTGATGCTCGTCGTGCGCGCCGACAAGACGAGCGAGGGCGACCTGCGCCAGGCAGTCGCGCTGCTCGATGGATGCGAACATATTCAGCTGGTCCTGAACGCCGTGTCGTTCGTCCCCGGGGGCCGCCGCTTCGGTAGCTATTATGGCCAGGAGGACGCTTCGTGA
- a CDS encoding AAA family ATPase — protein sequence MYDDHYGLSGRPFQLTPDPRFWFDTATHRKAMAYLGYGLSQGEGFIVITGDIGAGKTTLVGHLMATVDRERLNVIKIVSTQIEAEDLLRMVAGGLDIETAGQTKSQLLTAIERGLHATARSGRRTLLIVDEAQALPVSALEELRMLSNFQAGGHALLQIFLLGQPEFRQRLHGSDRLEQLRQRVIAMHHLDPMGPEEVEPYMVHRLSVVGWQGRPSFTPEALQALYRGSGGVPRVLNQLAGRVLLFGAIDQLEIINGDVVDAVIADIAGDSPMPRPINRARAEPVPAVDAVEAPEPAVEALEPVDAAKPIPIVNAPRLPVEPRPIRFALETETAPEVPPVAAPQAVSAPERAASIPDQALIDRIAALEERVEEQEAALRRVLTLLVDWVEGEGSPDIASVRHAAGR from the coding sequence ATGTACGACGATCATTATGGATTGAGCGGACGACCGTTCCAGCTGACGCCCGATCCGCGTTTCTGGTTCGACACCGCGACGCACCGCAAGGCGATGGCTTATCTCGGCTATGGTCTGAGCCAGGGTGAGGGCTTCATCGTCATCACTGGCGATATCGGTGCTGGCAAGACGACCCTGGTCGGCCATCTGATGGCGACGGTGGATCGCGAGCGGCTGAACGTGATCAAGATCGTCTCGACCCAGATCGAGGCGGAGGATCTGCTGCGCATGGTCGCGGGCGGGCTCGATATCGAGACCGCCGGCCAGACCAAGTCGCAGTTGCTGACCGCGATCGAACGCGGGCTGCATGCAACGGCGAGGTCGGGACGACGAACACTGTTGATCGTCGACGAGGCTCAGGCGTTGCCGGTATCGGCGCTCGAAGAATTGCGCATGCTGTCCAATTTTCAGGCGGGCGGACATGCGCTGTTACAGATCTTCCTGCTCGGCCAGCCTGAGTTCCGCCAGCGGCTGCACGGCTCCGACCGGCTCGAACAATTGCGCCAGCGCGTCATTGCCATGCACCATCTCGATCCGATGGGGCCGGAAGAAGTCGAACCTTATATGGTTCACCGCCTGTCAGTGGTGGGGTGGCAGGGGCGCCCCAGTTTCACGCCGGAAGCCTTGCAGGCGCTGTATCGCGGCTCGGGCGGCGTGCCGCGCGTGCTCAACCAGCTTGCCGGGCGAGTGCTGCTGTTCGGCGCGATCGACCAGCTCGAAATCATCAATGGCGATGTGGTCGACGCAGTGATTGCGGATATCGCAGGCGATTCGCCGATGCCGCGCCCGATCAATCGCGCCAGAGCCGAGCCGGTGCCGGCCGTAGACGCAGTTGAAGCTCCGGAGCCTGCGGTGGAGGCTCTGGAACCGGTGGACGCGGCCAAGCCGATCCCGATCGTCAACGCGCCACGATTGCCGGTCGAGCCACGTCCGATCCGCTTTGCGCTTGAGACGGAAACAGCGCCCGAAGTGCCGCCAGTTGCTGCACCGCAAGCTGTCTCTGCACCCGAGAGGGCGGCATCGATTCCCGATCAGGCGCTGATCGACCGCATCGCGGCGCTCGAAGAGCGCGTCGAGGAACAGGAAGCGGCGCTGCGCCGCGTTCTGACCCTGCTGGTCGATTGGGTCGAAGGCGAGGGCAGTCCGGATATCGCGTCCGTGCGTCACGCGGCCGGGCGGTAG
- a CDS encoding XrtA/PEP-CTERM system exopolysaccharide export protein: MRFSSVSKGFAVAGIAATMLAGCTGGGGRSQLPPATFVATQEQPGEEYVIGPLDQLNIFVWRNPELSAKVQVRPDGRITTPLISDMPAVGKTPAMLADDMKIALSEYIKDPIVSVIVENFSGTFSQQVRIVGATEKPASIPYRANMTLLDAMIAVGGLSEFAAGNKARLVRYDRTTGRQVEYNVKLSNLLKNGDAKANVRLEPGDVIIIPESMF, translated from the coding sequence ATGCGTTTTTCTTCCGTTTCCAAGGGGTTCGCTGTCGCAGGGATCGCGGCAACGATGCTTGCCGGCTGCACCGGCGGTGGTGGCAGATCCCAGTTGCCGCCCGCGACCTTTGTGGCGACGCAGGAACAGCCGGGCGAGGAATATGTCATCGGCCCGCTCGACCAGCTCAACATCTTCGTGTGGCGCAATCCCGAACTGTCGGCGAAGGTGCAGGTGCGCCCCGATGGCCGGATCACCACGCCGCTGATTTCCGACATGCCGGCGGTCGGAAAGACCCCGGCAATGCTTGCCGACGACATGAAGATCGCGCTGAGCGAATATATCAAGGATCCGATCGTCTCGGTGATCGTGGAGAATTTCTCCGGTACGTTCAGCCAGCAGGTGCGGATCGTCGGCGCGACTGAAAAGCCGGCGTCGATCCCATACCGCGCCAACATGACCCTGCTGGATGCGATGATCGCGGTCGGTGGCTTGAGCGAGTTCGCCGCCGGCAACAAGGCGCGGCTGGTGCGCTACGACCGCACCACCGGGCGTCAGGTCGAGTATAACGTCAAACTTTCCAACCTTCTCAAGAACGGCGATGCCAAGGCGAACGTCCGGTTGGAACCGGGCGACGTGATCATCATCCCCGAATCGATGTTCTGA